The region GATAGGAAGGAAGGGGCATGGGTATAAAACCAACGTTCCACGGTCGTGTAAGGGAGTTTGAGCATCCGAGCTACTGCCTGAATGGATGTCCCGATGCAAGATTGCGCCACCCATTGCTGAAAAGCGTCTGTTGCCACACTTGGAGGGGAGATTCCTGGATAAGACGTGCTGAACGTCATGCCACACGTACTACAACGTCTGCGCTCGACAGGGAGTTCAATCCAAAAAATCCCGATTCGTTGAGCATAGCCATGCATCCATTGCTTCTTTTTTCCTGTCATTTTGATCGTGCGTTTCAAGCAGACAGGACATAACGGGCATTGTTCAGGTAGAGAAAGTTCGAAAATCCAACGATCTCCTTCTTTTCGCACCTTTTGAATCAAAACATCTGGTAAATCGATAAGTTCTTTGATAAACTGAGCGTACATGCGAATTTTCCTCCAATGGTTTGGTTTGGTCACCTTTACCATACAGGAAAATTCGCATTTTTTGTACCCTCTATTTTCGCTATGCACACCGATCTTAAATCATCAAGTACAACTTGTGGTGAAGAGCCTCAACTTTTTTCGCTATATTTTCTTTGATACATTCCTCTTTTTCACACCAAGAAAAAACGCTCGAATCATTTTCAACATAGATACAATAGATTGCGGTTTTAATCCCGATTTCTGCTTGTATCGCATGTACGCTTTAATATCGTGTGTAGTGATACTTTCTAGTTCAACAATTCCACGCTTTTCGGTCATGAACCGCTTAAACTGTTTCAACTCTTGACGCTTGTTAATGAGCGTTTTTCTTGTGAATCTTTTTGAAATGCAATAATAGTCATATTCTTCTAAAATGTCCTCAAGCAACAAAAAAAATCATCCCCTTTCGTTGATTAATCTTTCAACGAATAGGATGATTTTTTAGAAAGATTCACCTTTTAACAATGAAATCAAAACGGAGAAAAATTCACTATTCAACACTTTTTTTGATTTCATTATTTGTGGTGATTCTGTTTCAAATATATGAAACCCCTTATCAAATCAACGTTTCATTTACTTGAGATGGTTGTTCATCATTTTCATCATCTGGTTGATTTTCTTCTGCGACGGAGTCATGCCCATTTGCATCATCATCATCCGGATCATTTGTTCATTGATCGGCGGGTTTTTCTTCAAATAATTGATCATCGTTTTGCGGGCGACGAAAAATCCGATCGCCACCCCGGCGATGAGCGCCAGCACGCCAACGAGAATCGTACCCCACATAACAGCGATTTTCCTCCTTCTTGTTGTCTCCCTAACAGTGTACTAAACGATGCGTCATTAGACAATATTTCGCGACAAAAATCTTTTCATTACGCAAATTTTCTTCCTTGCCGAGGTGCGGACAGCCAACAGTAATCGGCAAAATCAGCGTCGACCGCCAAAAACGTCGGCGAAAGCCGAGCGAGCGCCCGGCCGATGTCCGCAGCAAGCGGCGCGCTGTCAGCGACAAGAAGCAAGCGGCGCTTTTGCACGACAAGCAGCGCTTCCTCGCCGGCGTCGTTTTGCAAAACAAACATATTGCGCTCCAAATTTTTGCCGACGCGGCCGGCAAAATATTGCTTTAAGCCGAGTTCCAGACGCGAAAATGACAGCCGTTCGGTGATAAATTCGACTTGCTTGCGGCAAATCGCCTTCAGCGGCGCTTTCGCGTATTGATGCTCACGAAGCAGTTCGACAATTTTTTCTGCCCGATGGCGGTAATGCGACGCCACATCGTCATTCAATAAATAAATCCAATAGCGGATCATGCCCCATCCCCCATTTCTGTTCATCTATTTTCTATTATAGAAAAGGAAAGGGGAAAAATATGTCTATTAACGGCAAGTTTTTTCACTAACATTGTCGATTTTTGTTTGCGGCGGCCATGCGGCCGCAAACAGGCAACACGTCATGAACAAGCTTTTGCCCTCGATACAACCCCGAAAATACTTGACCAAGGCGCAGCCATCTTTCACAAAAACAAGCTGCCCCTGCAACAACGCAAGGACAGCTTTCCCGGTTACTTGCCGAGCAGCGCTTTTGTGCGGCGGACGACGTTGTCAACCGTAAAGCCATACTCGGCCATGATTTTCTCTCCCGGAGCGGAAGCACCGAATCGGTCGATGGCCAAAATGTCGCCCTCGGCGCCGACGTAGCGCTCCCAACCGAGCGACGCGCCCATTTCAATGGCGAGCCGCTTCGTCACGGCCGGCGGAAGCACTTCATCGCGGTACGATTTTGGCTGCGCTTCGAAACGGTCCCACGATGGCATGCTGATGACGGAGACATGGATGCCCTCAGCAGCGAGCGCTTCTTGCGCTTTCACGGCCAGGCCGACTTCCGAACCAGTCGCCAACAACAGCGCCTCTGGAGCGCCGTTTTTCGCCGGTGAAACGACGTACGCACCTTTTTTCACGCCTTCATACGCCAACTCAGCTGTTGCCGCCAACGTCGGCACATCTTGACGCGTCAAGACAAGCGCAGTCGGCTTGTCCGTCGATTCGAGCGCCAGCCGCCATGCCGCCGCCGTTTCATTGGCATCAGCCGGTCGGATGACTGACAAGTTCGGCATCGCCCGAAGCGAAGCGAGATGTTCGACCGGCTCGTGCGTCGGGCCGTCTTCGCCGACGGCGATGCTGTCGTGCGTCAAGACGTAGGTGACTGGCAAGCCCATGAGCGCCGCCAAGCGAATCGCCGGACGCAAATAGTCAGAGAACACGAAGAACGTGCCTCCGAACACTTTCAACCCACCATGAAGCGCCATGCCATTGAGCGCCGCCCCCATGGCAAACTCGCGCACGCCAAACCAAATGTTGCGCCCTTCGTAGCTGTCCGGCAGGAAGTTGCCGCCGCCTTTGATCAAGGTTTTATTCGAGCTCGCCAAGTCAGCCGAACCGCCGATAAACTGCGGCACCGCTTTGGCGATGGCGTTGAGCACTTCCCCGGACGATGAGCGGGTCGCCAGGCTTTTGCCCGCTTCATACACCGGCAGCGCCGCCTCCCAGCCATCCGGAAGCTTCCCTTCAATCGCCCGCTTCAGCTCGGCGGCCAATTCCGGATGCGCCCGTTCGTACGCGGCGAACTGTTCGTTCCATTCCGCTTCTTTTTTCGCTCCTGGCTCTTGCACCGTTTCCCGGAAGTGAGCGTACACTTCTTCCGGTACATAAAAATCTTCGGCAAACGTCCAACGGTACGCTTCCTTCGTCAGCTTCGCCTCCTCCGCGCCGAGCGGAGCGCCGTGGACGCCGGACGTGCCCGCTTTATTTGGCGCGCCGTAGCCAATCGTCGTTTTTACTTCAATGAGCGTCGGTCGGCTGAGGTCCGCCCGCGCTTCTTCCAACGCTTTCGCAATTTCTTCAATGTTATTGCCGTCCTCAACGCGCAAATATTGCCAACCGTACGCTTGGAAACGTTGGGCGACGTTTTCCGAGAACGACAAGTTAAGCTCGCCGTCAAGGGAAATGTCGTTCGAATCATACAGAACGATCAAGCGGCCGAGCTTCAAGTGGCCGGCGAGTGACGCAGCTTCGCTCGCCACCCCTTCCATCAAGTCCCCATCGCCGCAAATGGCGTACGTATAATGATTGATGATCTCAAACCCGTCGCGGTTGTATGTAGCCGCCAAATGCCGTTCCGCCATGGCCATGCCGACCGCCATCGCAATCCCTTGGCCGAGCGGTCCCGTCGTCGCTTCCACGCCCGGCGTATGGCCGTATTCCGGATGGCCCGGCGTTTTGCTTCCCCATTGACGGAATTGTTTCAAGTCATCCATCGATACGTCGTAGCCGCTTAAATGGAGCAAGCTGTACAACAGCATCGACCCGTGCCCGGCCGACAAGACAAACCGGTCGCGGTTGAACCAGTTTGGATTCGCCGGGTTATGATTCATAAATTTCGTCCAAAGCGTGTACGCCATCGGCGCCGCGCCCATCGGCATGCCCGGGTGCCCAGATTTCGCTTTTTCGATCGCGTCAATCGACAGCGTTCGAATCGTCGTAATCGCCAACTCCTCGATTGAATGCGCCATCGTCTTCCTCCCTTTCATCAACATGGTGTCATTTACTATCATATAGAAAATCGATCGGCTTGTACAACGTTATTTTCCGGGCCGCCCCTCTTTCGATCGTTTAATGGAAGCGCCGCCGCTGGCTTTCCTTTAATTTTTTCGGCGTCACGTCGTTGCCGGTTGGGTCGATGACCGTCACTGTATGCAGCATATCGGTCATCGTCTTGCGGAACGCCTGAATGTATTCGCGGCGAAGCTTCGCTTGTTCCAGCGTCTCCTCGGCCGACAAGCCGCCGGTTTTCGCTTTTTTTGCCAGTTCATTGATGCGGGCTAATTTATGTTTGGCAAGCATTGATCATCTCTCCTATCTGCCATATTCTCACTCTGTTTTATCTTATCTGATCAACCAGGAAAATGGCAACGATCGCATCTTGGCTTCCTTTTGCCCGCTCACCGCTTTAGGGCCAGGCGCCGCACACAATCAACACCGCCTTTGTTGCTCGTCCATATATTCCTGGTAACGGCGATGGACGGTCGCCTTGGACGCCTCGTAGCCAAAGCTTCTCAGCGTCGCGGCAATATCAGCAAACGTCAGTCCGCGCTCGTGCAAGCGGACGATCTCCTCAACCGGCAGATCGATTCGGTCGCGCCCGGCGTTTTCGCCCCGGCGCCTTAAGTTCCGCTCCGGTCGGTAGCCGCGGGCGATGGCTCGCTGCATGCCGCGCTTAATTTTGGCATTATGTATTTTTCTTTGGTACTCCTCGACAATAGCGATGATGGATAACACCATCTCATCGGCCTCCGACAGCGGCATCTCCCCGCGATGGCTGGCGCTGTATATTTTCACCCCTTGCTTTTTCAAGCAATGCAGCACCGCCATGCGCGCATGGCCGCGCCCAAGCCGCGTTTCATCTTGAATGAGCAGCACATCGACCTTACCTTCCTCGCAAAGCGAAAGCAGCTCCAACACACCGTCGCGGTCGGCTTCATAACCGCTCGCCTGCTCGGCGATCACTTTGACGATTTTCAATCCACACTCGGCCGCCAGCCGCTCGAGCTCATCTCGCTGCCTCGCGAGCGACGTTTCCTGTTCAGCTTTGTCTGTGCTGACGCGGCAGTAAATGACCGCCCTCATGATCCATCCCTTCTTTCCGGTCACTGATTGACGGCCACCGAGCCGCCCTGCTTTGATTTT is a window of Geobacillus kaustophilus DNA encoding:
- the sirA gene encoding sporulation inhibitor of replication protein SirA → MIRYWIYLLNDDVASHYRHRAEKIVELLREHQYAKAPLKAICRKQVEFITERLSFSRLELGLKQYFAGRVGKNLERNMFVLQNDAGEEALLVVQKRRLLLVADSAPLAADIGRALARLSPTFLAVDADFADYCWLSAPRQGRKFA
- a CDS encoding YneB family resolvase-like protein, which translates into the protein MRAVIYCRVSTDKAEQETSLARQRDELERLAAECGLKIVKVIAEQASGYEADRDGVLELLSLCEEGKVDVLLIQDETRLGRGHARMAVLHCLKKQGVKIYSASHRGEMPLSEADEMVLSIIAIVEEYQRKIHNAKIKRGMQRAIARGYRPERNLRRRGENAGRDRIDLPVEEIVRLHERGLTFADIAATLRSFGYEASKATVHRRYQEYMDEQQRRC
- a CDS encoding site-specific integrase; the encoded protein is MLLEDILEEYDYYCISKRFTRKTLINKRQELKQFKRFMTEKRGIVELESITTHDIKAYMRYKQKSGLKPQSIVSMLKMIRAFFLGVKKRNVSKKI
- the tkt gene encoding transketolase produces the protein MAHSIEELAITTIRTLSIDAIEKAKSGHPGMPMGAAPMAYTLWTKFMNHNPANPNWFNRDRFVLSAGHGSMLLYSLLHLSGYDVSMDDLKQFRQWGSKTPGHPEYGHTPGVEATTGPLGQGIAMAVGMAMAERHLAATYNRDGFEIINHYTYAICGDGDLMEGVASEAASLAGHLKLGRLIVLYDSNDISLDGELNLSFSENVAQRFQAYGWQYLRVEDGNNIEEIAKALEEARADLSRPTLIEVKTTIGYGAPNKAGTSGVHGAPLGAEEAKLTKEAYRWTFAEDFYVPEEVYAHFRETVQEPGAKKEAEWNEQFAAYERAHPELAAELKRAIEGKLPDGWEAALPVYEAGKSLATRSSSGEVLNAIAKAVPQFIGGSADLASSNKTLIKGGGNFLPDSYEGRNIWFGVREFAMGAALNGMALHGGLKVFGGTFFVFSDYLRPAIRLAALMGLPVTYVLTHDSIAVGEDGPTHEPVEHLASLRAMPNLSVIRPADANETAAAWRLALESTDKPTALVLTRQDVPTLAATAELAYEGVKKGAYVVSPAKNGAPEALLLATGSEVGLAVKAQEALAAEGIHVSVISMPSWDRFEAQPKSYRDEVLPPAVTKRLAIEMGASLGWERYVGAEGDILAIDRFGASAPGEKIMAEYGFTVDNVVRRTKALLGK
- a CDS encoding YneF family protein; amino-acid sequence: MWGTILVGVLALIAGVAIGFFVARKTMINYLKKNPPINEQMIRMMMMQMGMTPSQKKINQMMKMMNNHLK
- a CDS encoding DUF896 domain-containing protein; translated protein: MLAKHKLARINELAKKAKTGGLSAEETLEQAKLRREYIQAFRKTMTDMLHTVTVIDPTGNDVTPKKLKESQRRRFH